AATAGAATAGTAAAAACAGCCATAAGGACTGCTTTGagtcacagtgaaatgcttcCTGCAAATTCTGTTGCTCAGCACTTCCTCCATGTTGACCAGTTGTCttaaaaaaaggcttttcttCTGCAGAACATATGACTCATGTCACACAACTCTAATGCTCAGATAAACTGTAATTTCTTGCTCCGAGCTGCAACTTCATAGAAAAGCTTTAAGAGTGAAAATATGTGGTTGTGTGAAGAGTTTTAATAAACTTAACATAAAACTTAAACATTGGTTTGTTGTCACATATAATATTACAGACAAACATTACAGATTTCTATTAGAAAACAACCTTCGTGTAAGAGAATGTAATGTCCATCTTTGTTCTGGACCAGCATGCCAGCAGCATTCGACACATGGAGGCTCTGCAGACAGGTCGCAGAGCTGGGACTGTTCACTTCCCAAATCGTCCGAGTCCTCTTGCAACATTCTCGTTGGTTTCAGCAGCCTCCTTGAGGGCCTGCATCACCAGAGcgttcctcctcctcgtctcttcCATTCTCACTGGGTTCGATTCAGGCAGATTCTGATGGGCAAACAATCAATAACCAACATACGCGAGGTGAGGAAAAGCAGTAAGAGTTAGTAGATTAATAGCTTTCATTACTACTGTATTTCATGTTCTGTTGTGTTATTATAAGAATGGCTACATCCCACTTGTACCAAGAGCGTCATGGTGCTTCAGGACTCAGAGATTGTATGCAGTCTATGAGCAGAGCTGAATTTCAGTCATGTCTCAAGTCCTGGACATGACTTGGTGCTCAAAAAGCtaattttcttctgttttttctagTCCATTAGTTCTTAGCATTCAAACTACAATGgcacaaaatcaaatcaaatcctGCTTTTTAATGGGGACAGCATTTAATGTCCATGTGTATCCAcaaatcaaagcagctgcaTGTATCAAATAGTTCAGTGAGAGCAATCAAAACGAAGGCGCATTTGTTCAAAAAGGCTCTTGAGTTTTCGTCCATTTGGAACACTGTAGGGTTTCTATAGATCACTGCTCCTGGGTTTGCCCTGAACACATCTCTGCCCAGTCATATTAAAACCAGGATCAGCGCTGATCCCAAATGAGACTAATGTTTCAGCAAGAAGGTCAGACAGCAGAGTGCATGGGGATCACACCTGGAACCGTTTTACCTGTCACCTgttaaacacagctgacaggTAGGTCACTGCAATGTCGAACAGTCCTTTCCGCAGTTAAGATAATTTAGCATCACGCTGTAGGaacagtcacacaaaaacattttattcaatttttccTGTTCCTCACTTGTTGGAAGAAGTCATATGATGCTCGTTTTCAGGTTCAAACCCCCCAAAAGTGCATTAATGTCTCGATGCACATAATTAACTAATGTAAAACTGTCATTTTACCTGATGTAgcctattttttatttacttatataGTTTCATCGGACTAgttttttgtattgattttgttttttgactggtgttttattttgttttgttgttcttctGCTACATTTCTTCCGTTTTCTCCCATGTTTATATCTATGATCTTTTTCTCTGTAGATCAGGTAAATGTATAAAACAACAACGGAAATGTCACGTGACCACCGGGGGTGTGCTTCAGTGCGACTCAGAGGAAACGTCCGGACGGACAGGAGCGGTGTGACGGTCCGGCGTGCAACACGCTACACTGTTTTAGCATCATTCATttctgaagaaaacagagaccTATTTGTAGCAATAAAGCCACTCAACGCCAGCTTCtccaaataaaaatacaccTACTCAAACTGGGACTACAGTTACACAAcgcagcacacaaacagacacttgACCAGTCTTCGTTCAGTCTCTGTAAGCACTTAGCTGCTCTGCATTCAGCAGAATCACCTTGAtgatctctctctgcctctcttctcctGGAGCTATCAAAGACCACATCCCGTAGCCGAGCCCCAGCATAGCAACCATCGCGGAGGAGGCCAGGAAGGACCGGAGGGCGCTCATCCTGGGAGGGTGAAGGCCTCACGGTACCTGTCTGCTTCACTGCCGGATAACTCGCATACAGAGTCCGACCTGCTGTGTTTGGTAACGTcggacacagcagcagcagcagtgctcGCCGGGatatttgtcttcttcttctgtgcttttctttgtgtttggtggCAGCTCGGAAACCATTTGAATACCGCCACCTGCTGTATGGGAGTGTGTACAGTCACGACAATAAAGAAAGTCCAGTGCACTGCAGAGTGCACTGAGGAACGTGGACCTCACCGACAGAGCTAACAATGGTGGAGAAGAACTCAGTCTGTAGCAAGACCACATTGTAAAACAACCTTTAGCTTCAATTCCTCAGCAGAATATTTTATTGCAGTGCTTAATAGGGTACATTTAACTACCAGTGTCCAGCTTGCTGCCGTATTGAGCTCCTTAAAACTATATTCAGCTTCACGAACATCATCCATGATCGTTCTCACTTTctgccaacattttttttcatcagttacTTCTCTCCTCCCCTGGACTGTCTGACTGAAATAACCATGTGCTTTAACCAACAATTTACCCAACATGCCGAGCTTCCTTCATCCTGTAATAATCCACTTTGTATAAACCAGGACATTCTCATTATTTCTCATGTGCATGATTATTCACTGCGCCCTCTCATTACAGCACTAAGTATTTAGATGCTTTTATAATGATATACTGAGTATTGTATGGGTAATTACCAGTCCTTTTTTCAGTCAGAGCAAACATGATGGTGCATAGCCGCCAGCTGATGGGCATAAATCTGTGGTGCGCTTCTGATTCAAGTATCCAAATAGAGTTTACAggcatctttttctctctctctcttttttttgtcttcattatACAGTAAGATAGGCCAGGCCTTTTTGATTACCAGAGGGAAAATTCAggtaaatagaaaataaataaatagaaataaaattcaAGTTGGTTTTGTTGGCTAGTGTCCTTGTGGTTTCAGAAAGTTACAGAAATTGCAGGATGCAGCCCACCTAGTTCTAACATGGCAAAAGTGTGGGCAGCTACATAGCTACAGACACCTTTCCCTGTTGAAGGCACGTTGTCTCATGATGTCCCTGCTGTTTGTAAAGCATTACAAAAGCATCACCTTCACCCCAGCATCCACATGCAGGCTCCGGGTCTGTTTCCCGAGGAGGGAAGTGAATGTCTTCACATCTAATCCCTGCTGTGCTGTAGGGAGTCAGATGATCAGATCCTAGACGCCAAGTAAGTATTCAAGTCACATATTAATCCATTCTACATGCACTGGCCGACTGAACTGACTCAAGTGTTTCCTGTTGTCTGAACAAGTTTGGAAACCTAAAACAAGATAGATGCCACTAAATACTAAACACTGGTCTTTTAATGAGCCCCTCAGATTACAGTTTCACCcaacatattcacacacacactgaaggcagTGGAGCAGCCGTGTAAGGGGCTGGTGCACCTATTGGAAGAAATTTGGAGTTCAGCGTCTTGCTCATGGACGCTGACATTtgaacaggaggagctggtgaTTGAACTACCAACCCACTCAACCTCACGAGTCACCTGCATACAATATCTGATTTTTCAGTATTGAGTTTTATatcacatttcatcattttgtagTTGTCCGTAATGGTATTCAAGAGTTTTTCATTGCCTAAAAGACAATATATGAATATGACAATATACGAAGTTTGCATCCAAAGAAATGCTTTTTCAAATTTTTAAGTATTTCTGGGGGGTGGCTACTAAAACACAGCTTTATAACTTgtacaaaaacaggattttataACTTTATTCACTGCTTCAGGTGAACCTGGACCATAttttatggagaaaatatttactggttttccctctgatgtcctcctgctctgcctcaacTCTTTactgatggacagacagcttTACCTCTTGCTAAAGCAAACACTAATTGTTGCTCACTGTAGCTaccattagctagttagctttcTTGCAATGAGCTAGTCGTAGTAGCTGACTCATGTTTTGCATGGTATGTTCTTGAATATGCCAATTAACATCGGGCACAAAGGGTGTGACTGGAACTACAAAGATGGCGctatatgtaatatatatggCATAG
The DNA window shown above is from Chelmon rostratus isolate fCheRos1 chromosome 5, fCheRos1.pri, whole genome shotgun sequence and carries:
- the LOC121606802 gene encoding ubiquinol-cytochrome-c reductase complex assembly factor 3, encoding MSALRSFLASSAMVAMLGLGYGMWSLIAPGEERQREIIKNLPESNPVRMEETRRRNALVMQALKEAAETNENVARGLGRFGK